The following are encoded together in the Anaerostipes caccae L1-92 genome:
- the plsX gene encoding phosphate acyltransferase PlsX, whose translation MEKIVKVALDAMGGDNAPGEIVKGAVDAVNENSNIKVYLVGKSPRIHEELKKYRYKSEQIEVINAEEEISCDESPVEAIRKKKDSSMVVGMKMVKDQTADAFVSAGSSGAILVGGQFVVGRIKGVKRAPLAALMPTTKGVSLIIDSGANMDAKPEYLLEFAKMGSIYMEDVVGIKNPKVAIVNVGVEEAKGNALVKDTFPLLKECEEINFTGSIEAREIHSGQADVVVCDAFVGNVILKLSEGLSSTLMSIVKDGMMQSMRGKIGGLLVKPSLKKTLKRFDASEHGGAPLLGLNGLVVKMHGSSKAKETKNAIIQCIAFSEAKINEKIKEQIVKEK comes from the coding sequence ATGGAAAAGATAGTTAAAGTAGCGCTGGATGCCATGGGAGGGGACAATGCTCCCGGAGAGATCGTAAAAGGCGCGGTGGATGCGGTCAACGAGAACAGCAATATTAAAGTTTACCTTGTAGGAAAATCCCCGAGGATCCACGAGGAATTAAAGAAATACCGCTATAAGAGCGAGCAGATCGAAGTGATCAATGCAGAAGAAGAAATTTCTTGTGATGAATCACCGGTAGAGGCGATTCGTAAGAAGAAAGATTCTTCCATGGTAGTCGGGATGAAGATGGTAAAAGACCAGACTGCAGATGCATTTGTATCGGCCGGAAGTTCAGGGGCGATCCTCGTGGGAGGACAGTTCGTGGTGGGCAGGATCAAAGGGGTGAAGCGTGCTCCTCTGGCCGCTTTGATGCCGACTACAAAAGGTGTTTCCCTGATCATTGACAGCGGAGCCAATATGGATGCAAAACCGGAATACCTTCTGGAATTTGCGAAGATGGGTTCTATTTATATGGAAGATGTGGTAGGCATTAAAAATCCGAAAGTTGCCATCGTAAATGTAGGTGTGGAAGAGGCAAAGGGAAATGCGCTTGTCAAAGATACATTTCCTCTTTTGAAGGAATGTGAGGAGATCAACTTTACCGGAAGCATCGAGGCCAGGGAAATTCATTCCGGTCAGGCAGATGTGGTTGTCTGCGATGCCTTTGTGGGAAATGTGATCCTGAAGTTATCAGAAGGCCTGTCCTCAACGCTGATGTCAATCGTAAAAGACGGCATGATGCAGAGTATGAGAGGAAAGATCGGAGGCCTGCTCGTGAAGCCGTCACTGAAAAAGACCCTGAAACGCTTTGACGCGTCGGAGCACGGCGGAGCTCCTCTTCTCGGTCTGAACGGCCTGGTCGTGAAGATGCACGGAAGTTCCAAGGCAAAAGAGACGAAGAACGCGATCATCCAGTGTATTGCTTTTTCAGAGGCCAAAATCAATGAAAAGATCAAAGAACAGATTGTAAAGGAAAAATAA
- the rpmF gene encoding 50S ribosomal protein L32: MSICPKNKSSKARRDKRRANWKMTAPALVKCSKCGELMMPHRVCKACGSYNKREIVNAQ; this comes from the coding sequence ATGTCAATCTGTCCAAAGAATAAATCTTCAAAAGCGAGAAGAGATAAACGTAGAGCAAACTGGAAAATGACTGCACCAGCTTTAGTAAAGTGCAGCAAGTGCGGTGAATTAATGATGCCTCACAGAGTGTGCAAAGCCTGCGGATCTTATAATAAAAGAGAAATCGTAAATGCTCAGTAA
- a CDS encoding YceD family protein — MLIQLSKLLSMPDHEETVECSLDMEKLVLRRESYPILEKPSFPVILKNEGKRTVSVSFQTSITVGMPCGRCLTEVPEKIRLSVLRTLDFDDIEETCKDQVSFVDGSSLNVDKLILEEVIPLLPTKVLCSEDCRGLCPVCGTNLNKEECGCDRAVKDPRMAAIQDIFKNFKEV, encoded by the coding sequence ATGCTGATTCAGTTATCAAAATTGTTATCAATGCCGGATCATGAAGAGACGGTGGAATGTTCCCTGGATATGGAGAAGCTTGTCCTCAGAAGAGAAAGTTATCCGATCCTGGAGAAGCCTTCTTTTCCGGTCATTTTAAAAAATGAAGGGAAGAGGACGGTTTCGGTCTCATTTCAGACAAGCATCACAGTCGGGATGCCCTGCGGCCGGTGTCTCACCGAGGTTCCGGAAAAGATCAGGCTCAGTGTCTTACGGACATTGGATTTTGATGACATAGAAGAAACTTGTAAGGATCAAGTATCTTTCGTAGATGGAAGCAGCCTCAATGTGGATAAGCTTATTCTTGAAGAAGTGATTCCCCTGCTGCCAACAAAGGTGTTATGCAGTGAAGACTGCAGAGGACTTTGTCCAGTGTGCGGAACGAATCTGAACAAGGAAGAGTGTGGCTGTGACCGGGCGGTTAAAGATCCACGGATGGCAGCTATCCAGGATATTTTTAAGAATTTTAAGGAGGTGTAA
- a CDS encoding acetate/propionate family kinase, translating to MKVLVINCGSSSLKYQLIDSDTEDVLAKGLCERIGIDGALTHEPAGKDKIKTTPAMPDHKTAIGIVLEQLTDKENGVITSLDEISAVGHRVVHGGEKFTKSCIITEDVLKEIEACNVFAPLHNPAALIGIEACRELMKDKPMAAVFDTAFHQTMPEKAFLYGIPRKYYDEDGIRRYGFHGTSHQFVSREAAKMLGKDIKDINIIVCHLGNGASVTAVKGGESVDTSMGLTPLEGLIMGTRSGDLDPAILEFIANKENKTVSEVVNILNKESGVLGLSGGISSDFRDVKAARAEGNKAAAAAMDAYVYRVAKYIGAYTVAMNGVDAIAFTAGLGENDDATRAAIGEYLDCIGAKIDAEKNDVHGKAAVISTDDSRVKVLCIPTNEEVMIARDTVALVK from the coding sequence ATGAAAGTTTTAGTTATTAATTGCGGAAGTTCCTCCCTCAAATACCAGCTGATCGATTCGGACACAGAAGATGTACTGGCAAAAGGTCTCTGTGAGAGGATCGGGATCGACGGAGCCCTGACCCATGAGCCTGCCGGAAAAGACAAGATCAAGACCACTCCTGCCATGCCGGACCACAAGACGGCCATCGGCATTGTGCTTGAACAGCTGACAGACAAAGAAAACGGCGTGATCACATCTTTAGACGAAATCAGTGCCGTGGGACACAGAGTCGTACACGGAGGAGAGAAGTTCACAAAATCCTGCATTATCACAGAGGATGTGTTAAAAGAGATCGAGGCGTGCAACGTATTCGCACCGCTCCATAACCCTGCGGCTCTGATCGGAATTGAGGCCTGCAGGGAACTCATGAAGGACAAACCTATGGCTGCTGTATTTGATACCGCATTCCATCAGACGATGCCGGAAAAGGCATTTCTCTATGGAATCCCGAGAAAGTATTACGATGAAGACGGAATCCGCCGCTATGGATTCCACGGGACTTCCCATCAGTTTGTCTCCCGTGAGGCTGCCAAGATGCTTGGAAAAGACATCAAAGATATCAATATTATTGTGTGCCATTTAGGAAACGGTGCCAGCGTCACAGCAGTCAAAGGCGGAGAGTCTGTGGATACTTCGATGGGACTGACACCGCTGGAGGGCCTGATCATGGGTACCCGTTCCGGAGACCTGGACCCGGCGATTCTTGAGTTCATCGCGAACAAAGAAAATAAAACCGTGTCTGAAGTAGTCAATATCTTAAACAAAGAATCCGGAGTGCTCGGACTGTCCGGCGGTATTTCTTCCGATTTCAGAGATGTCAAAGCCGCAAGGGCAGAGGGCAACAAAGCGGCTGCGGCTGCGATGGACGCTTATGTATACCGTGTAGCGAAATATATCGGAGCCTACACTGTGGCTATGAACGGGGTGGATGCCATCGCTTTCACTGCGGGACTGGGAGAAAATGACGACGCCACGAGAGCAGCGATTGGAGAATATTTGGATTGTATCGGTGCAAAGATCGATGCTGAAAAGAACGATGTGCACGGAAAAGCAGCGGTCATTTCAACGGATGATTCCAGAGTCAAAGTGCTCTGCATTCCGACCAACGAGGAAGTGATGATCGCAAGGGATACGGTAGCCCTTGTAAAATAA
- the pta gene encoding phosphate acetyltransferase: protein MSFIDVIKERAKSEKKKIVLPETGDPRTLEAADTVLREGIADIILVGNEEEILSRAEGLDLSKACFVDPNNCERLNTYIESLCEARKSKGLLPEDAKEILLSNPLFFGATMVRAGDADGMVAGAVNSSANVLRSALQVVKTAPGTRIVSAFFLMVVPDCELGANGTFVFADCGLNQNPNSEQLAAIAGSSAQTFKQLVGEEPRVAMLSHSTVGSAKHDDVTKVVEATAIAKRDYPDTLICGELQLDAAIVPEVAASKAPRSEVAGKANVLVFPDLDAGNIGYKLVQRLAKAEAYGPVTQGIAKPVNDLSRGCKAEDIVGVVAITAVQAQLTENN from the coding sequence ATGAGTTTTATTGATGTGATTAAAGAACGAGCTAAAAGTGAGAAAAAAAAGATTGTTTTGCCTGAGACCGGAGATCCCCGTACTCTTGAGGCTGCAGACACAGTGCTGAGAGAAGGGATCGCCGACATTATTCTTGTGGGAAACGAGGAGGAAATTTTAAGCCGCGCAGAGGGACTGGATCTTTCCAAGGCCTGTTTTGTAGATCCTAACAACTGCGAAAGACTCAATACATACATTGAATCTTTGTGCGAAGCCAGAAAGAGCAAGGGACTGCTCCCGGAGGATGCAAAAGAAATCCTGCTTTCTAATCCGCTGTTTTTCGGAGCGACTATGGTGCGTGCCGGAGATGCGGACGGCATGGTTGCGGGGGCAGTGAATTCATCCGCCAACGTTCTGCGGTCTGCCCTTCAGGTTGTCAAGACGGCTCCGGGGACAAGGATCGTTTCTGCCTTCTTCCTGATGGTAGTGCCGGATTGTGAACTCGGCGCCAACGGTACTTTTGTATTTGCAGACTGCGGACTGAATCAGAATCCCAATTCAGAACAGCTGGCAGCCATTGCCGGAAGTTCTGCGCAGACATTTAAACAGCTGGTGGGAGAAGAACCAAGGGTTGCAATGCTTTCCCATTCCACAGTGGGAAGCGCAAAACACGACGATGTGACAAAGGTTGTGGAAGCAACGGCGATCGCAAAAAGAGATTATCCGGACACACTGATCTGCGGAGAACTGCAGCTGGATGCGGCGATCGTTCCTGAGGTGGCGGCATCGAAGGCACCCAGAAGTGAAGTGGCAGGAAAAGCCAATGTACTCGTCTTCCCGGATCTGGATGCAGGAAATATCGGATACAAATTAGTCCAGAGACTGGCAAAAGCGGAAGCCTACGGCCCGGTTACCCAGGGGATTGCAAAGCCGGTCAATGACTTGTCCCGCGGATGCAAGGCGGAAGATATCGTCGGAGTTGTGGCAATCACGGCAGTGCAGGCACAGCTTACGGAGAATAATTAG
- a CDS encoding nucleotidyltransferase family protein, translating to MKTAAIICEYNPFHNGHLYHIEETKRILGADYIIALMSGNYVQRGGPAVIEKKTRARMALMNGADLVLELPLWFSSGSAPYFADGSVSLLEGLGVIDILSFGSECGSLSRLISLGSFLSDREDDLTEQIKLYLKTGISYPKAREKAFLSLGCSKSDADILREPNNLLGLEYLMALKRRNSSIHPFCIPRKQSSHRSLDLTGSISSASAIRSQLAVFDGLSKCLESIPKNLHPILREDYRRCFPILLDDFSDLLSYKLCMEDSFEDYWDISKDLSDRLIRMAVPGRPFSCQIEAVKNKSLTWSRISRGLLHILLGMKQEMKDSYTRSEQPLYFQILGFKKEASSLIREIKKKKTWPMVRHLRPLDDPLTKVQLQMLQTEQKADALYQMMLRSKFKTQVKEEQIII from the coding sequence ATGAAAACTGCGGCAATTATCTGTGAGTATAACCCGTTTCACAACGGACATCTTTATCATATCGAAGAGACAAAGCGCATTTTAGGGGCTGATTATATCATTGCACTGATGAGCGGAAATTATGTACAGCGCGGCGGCCCGGCCGTCATCGAAAAAAAAACAAGAGCCAGAATGGCCCTCATGAACGGAGCTGACCTGGTGCTGGAACTGCCGCTCTGGTTTTCCTCCGGCAGCGCCCCGTATTTTGCAGACGGCAGTGTCTCCCTCCTGGAAGGTCTCGGTGTGATCGACATTCTCTCTTTTGGGAGCGAATGCGGTTCTCTGAGCCGTCTGATCTCCCTCGGAAGCTTTCTGTCGGACAGAGAGGATGACCTCACGGAACAGATTAAGTTATATTTAAAGACCGGCATTTCCTATCCTAAAGCGAGAGAAAAAGCGTTTCTCTCACTTGGCTGTTCCAAGAGTGACGCCGATATCCTAAGAGAGCCAAACAACCTTCTGGGACTCGAATATTTGATGGCGCTGAAACGCAGAAACAGCAGCATCCATCCGTTCTGTATCCCGAGGAAACAGAGCAGCCACCGGAGTCTTGATCTGACGGGCAGCATCAGTTCTGCCTCCGCCATTCGGTCACAGCTGGCTGTTTTTGACGGCCTTAGCAAGTGTCTGGAGAGCATTCCGAAAAATCTGCACCCGATTCTGCGGGAAGATTACCGGCGCTGTTTTCCCATCCTGCTTGATGATTTTTCTGATTTGCTGTCTTATAAACTCTGCATGGAAGATTCCTTTGAGGACTATTGGGACATTTCAAAGGATCTGAGTGACCGCCTGATCCGTATGGCCGTTCCGGGCCGGCCATTTTCCTGTCAGATCGAAGCCGTCAAAAATAAAAGCCTGACCTGGAGCCGTATCAGCCGGGGACTCCTGCACATCCTCCTCGGCATGAAGCAGGAGATGAAGGACAGCTATACCCGCTCAGAACAGCCCCTGTATTTTCAGATCCTCGGCTTTAAAAAAGAGGCTTCCTCTCTGATCCGGGAAATAAAAAAGAAAAAAACCTGGCCGATGGTCCGGCATTTAAGACCGCTTGACGACCCGCTTACCAAGGTCCAGTTACAGATGCTTCAGACAGAACAAAAAGCAGATGCCCTCTATCAAATGATGCTCCGGTCAAAGTTTAAGACCCAGGTAAAAGAAGAACAAATCATAATATAA
- the coaD gene encoding pantetheine-phosphate adenylyltransferase, with product MSIAVYPGSFDPVTYGHLDIIKRSIRVFDKLVIGILLNSEKNPLFSMEERVEFLTEATKDMENVEVKSFSGLLVDFARENNADITVRGLRAVTDFEYELQIAQINNKLDSNLDTMFFTTSTEYAYLSSTIVREIASYHGDVSELVPPYVEQKLKQKFRERIEGEA from the coding sequence ATGAGCATTGCAGTGTATCCGGGAAGCTTTGACCCGGTAACTTATGGGCATTTGGATATTATTAAACGTTCTATCAGAGTTTTTGATAAACTGGTTATAGGGATTTTGCTGAACAGTGAAAAAAATCCTTTATTTTCAATGGAAGAAAGAGTGGAATTTCTCACGGAAGCCACAAAGGATATGGAGAATGTTGAAGTGAAATCTTTTTCCGGCCTGCTGGTGGACTTTGCACGTGAAAATAACGCGGATATTACGGTCCGCGGGCTCCGCGCTGTTACGGATTTCGAGTATGAACTGCAGATAGCCCAGATCAATAATAAGCTGGACTCCAATCTGGATACGATGTTTTTTACCACCAGTACGGAATACGCATACTTAAGCTCTACGATCGTGAGGGAGATCGCATCCTACCACGGAGATGTCAGTGAACTGGTGCCTCCGTATGTGGAACAGAAGCTGAAGCAAAAATTTAGAGAAAGAATAGAGGGAGAAGCATGA
- a CDS encoding BglG family transcription antiterminator: MIFLTPRQAEILQYLTKTGEYARWKELALKFRVSERSIRNDSVCIRDYCREKGYLFERNSKKGIRIVARVDEADQISGEAVLSREERIYTILFELFWQPGFVTIEQLASKLEVSKNTAVSDIAGLEEMLKRYSFELYRKPNKGIKLLGEEHDIRNGFWHVYYEINQSPRKEWYLKPLRRIGEEYQVRRILCLAESSMGITYSDVSREEAEICLAFCLKRISLGFCIEGGDFQQEGPEERILKMLFPDRMQIGTPDLFYMGKILKSGKLLMDINHNDFENVELEYRLFAVTIIQECENELKVPLSKDEFLMKGLAVHLKIAMYRLRNQLVIDNPLMVDIQYRIPFIYEMVKKIIIKNQRNYQIVFPESEIAYLAAYIGAAFEKSMQGAFVPEVIVICGWGTGTSSLLKARLSLQFPEIKIKAVIGKNQLDFYDLEQVDLIISTIPLKEKKIKSVIVNPLLDLKDMQKIKDNIYQISYEKECRYLMRRLQDKKQEERETLAGFIGQDLLFFEEAAGKGWRQIIKKMGKHLECRGCISEQYTEDAIASVDEWGPYMVFIPGIAFVHAGPEHVRIPGAALTVLDQEIPFGEEGNTYVKCIVMFAVEDEGNRLLTDLVSILERGDNVRKLLEAEAADDLQMIY; encoded by the coding sequence ATGATTTTTCTGACGCCGAGACAGGCAGAAATCCTTCAGTATTTAACGAAAACGGGGGAATATGCCAGATGGAAGGAACTGGCTTTGAAATTCCGGGTCAGTGAACGGTCTATCCGGAATGACAGTGTCTGTATCAGGGATTACTGCCGGGAGAAAGGATATCTGTTTGAAAGAAATTCAAAGAAAGGAATCCGCATCGTGGCCAGAGTGGATGAGGCGGATCAGATTTCCGGAGAGGCTGTGCTTTCACGGGAAGAGAGGATCTATACTATTTTGTTTGAATTGTTCTGGCAGCCGGGCTTTGTTACAATTGAGCAGCTGGCATCAAAGCTTGAGGTGAGTAAAAATACGGCGGTCAGTGACATTGCAGGTTTGGAGGAGATGCTGAAAAGATATTCTTTTGAGCTGTACCGGAAGCCTAATAAAGGGATAAAGCTTTTGGGAGAAGAGCATGATATCAGGAATGGTTTCTGGCACGTTTACTATGAAATTAATCAGTCACCGAGAAAAGAATGGTATCTGAAACCGCTGAGAAGGATCGGGGAAGAATATCAGGTCAGGAGGATACTTTGTCTGGCGGAGTCTTCTATGGGCATTACATATTCGGATGTTTCTCGGGAAGAGGCAGAGATCTGCCTTGCTTTCTGTCTGAAAAGAATCAGCCTTGGTTTCTGCATAGAGGGTGGAGACTTTCAGCAAGAAGGACCTGAGGAGAGGATCCTTAAGATGCTGTTTCCGGACCGGATGCAGATCGGAACACCGGATCTTTTTTATATGGGCAAGATTTTAAAAAGCGGGAAACTCTTGATGGATATTAACCATAATGATTTTGAAAATGTGGAGTTGGAATACCGGCTTTTTGCAGTTACCATTATACAGGAATGCGAAAATGAACTGAAGGTCCCGCTGTCCAAAGACGAATTCTTAATGAAGGGGCTGGCTGTGCATCTGAAAATAGCTATGTACCGGCTGAGAAATCAGCTTGTGATAGATAACCCTCTGATGGTTGATATTCAGTATCGTATTCCGTTTATTTATGAGATGGTAAAAAAAATTATTATAAAAAATCAGAGGAATTATCAGATTGTATTTCCGGAGAGTGAAATTGCATATTTAGCTGCCTATATCGGGGCGGCGTTTGAGAAATCCATGCAGGGGGCATTTGTCCCGGAAGTCATTGTTATATGCGGCTGGGGAACTGGCACATCGTCACTTTTAAAAGCAAGACTTTCCCTGCAGTTTCCTGAGATAAAGATCAAAGCAGTCATCGGAAAAAATCAGCTGGATTTTTATGATCTGGAGCAGGTGGATCTGATCATATCCACAATTCCTCTGAAAGAGAAAAAGATCAAGTCGGTCATTGTCAATCCGCTGCTGGACTTGAAAGATATGCAGAAGATCAAGGATAATATTTATCAGATCTCTTATGAAAAAGAGTGCAGATATCTGATGAGAAGGCTGCAGGATAAAAAACAGGAAGAAAGAGAGACCCTTGCCGGTTTTATTGGACAGGACCTGCTTTTCTTTGAAGAGGCGGCAGGAAAGGGATGGAGACAGATTATTAAAAAAATGGGAAAGCATCTTGAGTGCAGAGGCTGTATATCTGAACAATATACAGAAGATGCCATAGCTTCTGTGGATGAATGGGGCCCCTACATGGTTTTTATTCCAGGAATTGCTTTCGTCCATGCAGGACCGGAACATGTCCGTATACCAGGCGCGGCACTTACTGTGCTGGACCAGGAAATTCCTTTTGGGGAAGAGGGGAATACTTATGTAAAGTGTATTGTTATGTTTGCTGTGGAAGACGAGGGAAACCGTCTGCTCACTGATCTGGTATCTATTCTGGAGCGGGGAGACAATGTCAGAAAATTACTGGAAGCAGAGGCTGCAGATGATCTGCAGATGATTTACTAG
- a CDS encoding beta-galactosidase: MAEFLYGGGYYPLLEKKENWERDLDSMRKAGINIVRTAELFNTWDRIEPREREFNFDFLDEFFDLCGRMEMKILLGTGTCSPPLWFRRKYPESVIINSKKIPYAAHASYSWTCIDHPGYRSEAERYIRTLTERYQGHRALYAYQLHNEVGFPFMSDGQDRVDIYCYCKHSIQHFREWLKKKYKDISALNRAWTWSATNTVCGSFEECEPPEAKPEVWSSVTRWMDWRLFWMDNFTEFIRWQDRIIKETDRRHPTTTNIFYHKSQDPFGVMMGLDQFEMAKAADLVGYDLYPGSGDKLRERPEFSSMFLDHGRSITRPLKKPLWIHELESGPINGWMLGPHTNTQREEILRNGFECIGHDAKFLLYQGWKEWEFQPLHWGGIVELDGEEGCRYEAAKEIGGFLKENEKFLMEAQVPKGQAALLVSKENAVILNGVNQESFLAKALAGAYKAFYELGYQVDFVTPEHLESGYAKDYPVIAMPFLTYITGQTAGYLKTYVEEGGILIGTARCGMTGTHGWYNQCVPPFELREVFGVRVLETEAGSDPELTMDGQNYKGYWHKEKLLLSEGTEVTAGFFDDTPAVTRKKNKKGTAVYVATQADAGYSARGNQLYKELLRRELHGIAPDISIAYTNKRHKELDGHILKAGKKGMVIIANYVEKDREAGFFIRGKKHARVWLNKNPGVIKSIYTRTGKEILFTEGAGGYYFSYEFTKGQPEIFHLVYES, from the coding sequence ATGGCTGAATTTTTATACGGAGGCGGATACTACCCTCTGCTTGAGAAAAAAGAAAATTGGGAAAGGGATCTGGATTCCATGAGGAAGGCGGGAATTAACATTGTAAGGACAGCCGAACTTTTTAATACATGGGACCGGATTGAACCAAGAGAAAGGGAATTTAATTTTGACTTTTTGGACGAATTCTTTGATCTGTGCGGCAGAATGGAGATGAAAATCCTGCTTGGAACGGGAACTTGTTCGCCGCCTTTGTGGTTTCGGAGAAAATACCCTGAATCAGTAATCATAAACAGCAAAAAGATACCATATGCAGCGCATGCATCCTACTCATGGACGTGTATTGATCATCCGGGATACCGCAGTGAGGCTGAGAGATACATCAGGACGCTGACAGAAAGGTATCAGGGGCACAGGGCTCTTTATGCCTACCAGCTTCACAATGAGGTCGGATTTCCATTTATGTCAGACGGTCAGGACAGAGTGGATATTTACTGTTATTGTAAACATTCCATTCAGCATTTCCGGGAGTGGCTGAAAAAGAAGTACAAGGATATTTCTGCACTGAATCGGGCGTGGACGTGGAGTGCAACCAATACCGTCTGCGGGTCTTTTGAAGAATGTGAGCCTCCGGAGGCAAAGCCGGAAGTGTGGAGTTCTGTGACACGTTGGATGGATTGGAGATTGTTCTGGATGGATAATTTTACAGAGTTTATCCGCTGGCAGGACCGGATTATCAAAGAGACTGACCGCAGGCATCCGACCACAACCAATATTTTTTATCATAAAAGTCAGGATCCGTTTGGAGTGATGATGGGACTGGATCAGTTTGAAATGGCAAAGGCTGCTGATCTTGTCGGCTATGATCTGTATCCGGGGAGCGGAGATAAATTGAGGGAGCGGCCTGAATTTTCTTCCATGTTTCTGGATCACGGAAGAAGTATTACAAGGCCTTTAAAAAAACCTCTGTGGATCCATGAACTGGAGAGCGGACCGATCAACGGATGGATGTTAGGCCCACATACCAATACACAGAGGGAAGAAATCCTGAGAAACGGGTTTGAGTGCATTGGGCATGACGCAAAGTTTCTGCTGTATCAGGGATGGAAAGAATGGGAGTTCCAGCCGCTTCACTGGGGCGGCATTGTGGAATTGGACGGAGAGGAAGGCTGCCGGTATGAGGCAGCAAAAGAAATTGGAGGTTTTCTGAAAGAGAACGAAAAGTTTCTGATGGAGGCGCAGGTGCCGAAAGGACAGGCGGCGCTTCTTGTGTCAAAAGAAAATGCTGTTATTTTAAATGGTGTAAATCAGGAGTCGTTTTTGGCAAAAGCCTTGGCAGGAGCTTATAAAGCATTTTATGAGCTTGGATATCAGGTGGATTTTGTCACGCCCGAACATCTGGAGAGCGGATATGCCAAGGACTATCCGGTGATTGCAATGCCGTTCCTCACTTATATAACAGGTCAGACGGCTGGATACTTAAAGACCTATGTGGAAGAAGGCGGCATATTGATCGGAACAGCCAGGTGCGGCATGACGGGGACCCATGGGTGGTACAATCAATGTGTTCCGCCTTTTGAACTTCGGGAAGTGTTTGGAGTACGGGTTTTGGAAACAGAGGCGGGATCAGACCCTGAGCTTACGATGGACGGACAAAATTATAAGGGTTACTGGCATAAAGAAAAGCTTTTGCTGTCTGAGGGCACAGAGGTGACAGCCGGATTTTTTGATGATACACCGGCAGTCACACGGAAGAAAAATAAAAAAGGAACGGCTGTATATGTTGCCACCCAGGCCGATGCAGGATACAGCGCCAGGGGTAATCAACTGTATAAAGAGCTGCTGCGAAGAGAATTACATGGGATTGCCCCGGACATCTCCATTGCTTATACAAATAAGCGGCATAAAGAGCTGGACGGACATATTTTGAAAGCCGGGAAGAAAGGAATGGTCATCATTGCAAATTATGTGGAAAAAGACCGTGAAGCAGGATTTTTCATACGTGGAAAGAAACATGCCAGGGTATGGCTGAACAAAAATCCGGGAGTGATAAAAAGTATATACACGCGTACTGGAAAAGAGATTTTATTTACGGAAGGCGCAGGCGGATATTATTTTTCTTATGAATTTACAAAAGGGCAGCCTGAGATCTTCCATCTTGTATATGAATCATGA